A genomic region of Bernardetia sp. ABR2-2B contains the following coding sequences:
- a CDS encoding sigma-54 dependent transcriptional regulator has product MIDIQPIKLRFGIIGHSPLLNHAIKVAAQVASTDMSVLITGESGTGKESFSKIIHQLSTRKHATFIAINCGAIPEGTINSELFGHEKGSFTGAAGTRKGYFEETDGGTIFLDEIGEMPLDTQAMLLRVLENGEFIKVGSSKPQKTDVRVVAATNARLVQDVEDGKFREDLYYRLNTVPIFVPPLRERENDAELLFRKFAGDFSERYRSKPIILDEEAKQVLLSYPFPGNVRQLKNLVEQMSVLEGDNRNINAEILKKYLPKNAPRTNTLPALSGNEKAKDNFSERDLLYKILFEMRRDVTELKQLVLNILEGQGSAGMLQKYEHLFDDMDKSTSPYAEKNTNLPLYLNPSNPNSVDYNQDLQDNSPIEYAREVEEENESQKEPEQEPEEETLSLEKKEKELIIKALDKNNNRRKYAAQDLGISERTLYRKIKQYELDNK; this is encoded by the coding sequence ATGATAGACATTCAACCCATAAAATTACGTTTCGGAATTATTGGACATTCCCCTCTTCTTAATCATGCCATCAAAGTTGCTGCACAGGTAGCCAGTACGGATATGAGTGTTTTGATAACAGGTGAGAGTGGAACAGGAAAAGAATCTTTTTCTAAAATAATCCATCAGCTAAGTACACGCAAACACGCTACTTTTATAGCCATTAACTGTGGTGCAATCCCTGAAGGAACAATTAATTCAGAACTCTTTGGACACGAAAAAGGCTCGTTTACAGGGGCAGCAGGAACACGAAAAGGCTATTTCGAAGAAACAGACGGAGGTACAATTTTTTTAGATGAAATAGGAGAAATGCCACTTGATACACAGGCAATGCTTTTACGTGTTTTGGAGAATGGAGAGTTTATAAAAGTAGGTTCTTCGAAGCCTCAAAAGACTGACGTACGTGTTGTGGCAGCTACAAATGCTCGTTTGGTACAAGATGTTGAAGACGGAAAATTTAGAGAAGATTTGTATTATAGACTCAATACTGTTCCTATTTTTGTTCCTCCTTTGAGAGAACGAGAAAATGATGCAGAATTGCTTTTTCGTAAGTTTGCAGGAGATTTTTCGGAGCGTTATCGTAGCAAACCGATTATTTTAGATGAAGAAGCCAAACAGGTTTTGCTTTCTTATCCCTTCCCCGGGAATGTTCGTCAGCTCAAAAATTTAGTCGAACAAATGTCGGTTTTGGAAGGTGATAATAGAAATATCAATGCCGAAATATTAAAAAAATATTTGCCTAAAAATGCACCACGAACAAATACTCTTCCTGCTCTTTCTGGAAATGAAAAAGCGAAAGATAATTTTTCTGAACGAGATTTACTCTATAAAATTTTGTTTGAGATGCGTAGAGATGTAACCGAATTGAAGCAACTTGTTTTGAATATTTTGGAAGGGCAAGGAAGTGCAGGAATGCTACAAAAATATGAACATCTCTTTGATGATATGGATAAAAGTACAAGTCCTTATGCCGAAAAAAATACAAACTTACCATTGTATCTCAATCCATCAAATCCAAATTCTGTTGATTATAATCAAGACCTTCAAGATAATTCTCCTATTGAATACGCAAGAGAAGTAGAAGAAGAAAATGAGTCTCAAAAAGAACCTGAACAAGAACCAGAAGAAGAAACATTATCTTTAGAGAAAAAAGAAAAAGAATTGATAATCAAAGCCTTAGATAAAAATAATAATCGTAGAAAATATGCAGCACAGGATTTAGGAATTTCAGAACGAACACTTTATAGAAAAATAAAGCAGTATGAATTGGATAATAAGTAA